From Streptomyces sp. SCSIO 75703:
GCCGCTCGACCGCCGACCGCAGGTGGTCCGCGTACGCCTCCTCGTACTCCTCTGGCGGCGCGTCCGCGAAGACCTGGCGGGGCAGCACGCCGCCCCACAGCTCGTGCATGCCGCCCTCGGGGTCGCACACCGACATGGGGTGCCAGGTGTCGCCGTGGTAGCCGCCGCGCCAGGTCAGCAGCCGGCGCTTGGCCGGCCGGCCCAGCGAACGCCAGTACTGGAGGCACATCTTGACGGCGACCTCGACGGAGACCGACCCGGAGTCGGCGAGGAAGACGTGCTCCAGTCCCTCGGGCGACACGTCCACCAGGAGCTTCGCCAGCCGTACGGCGGGTTCGTGGGTGAGCCCGCCGAACATCACGTGGCTCATCCGCTCCAACTGCTCGCGGGCGGCCTCGTTGAGCACCGGGTGGTTGTAGCCGTGGATCGCCGACCACCAGGACGCCATCCCGTCGACGAGTTCCGGCGAACCGTCGGCGGGCCGCAGCCGCACCCCGCTCGCCGACTCCACGACGAGCGGGTCCTGCCGGCCCGGCATGGGGCCGTACGGGTGCCAGACGTGCCGCCGGTCGAGGTCGAGCAGCCCGGCCACGGTGAGGTCAGGCATTGGGCGCGAGGTCCGTTCCGGCGCCCCGCCGGCGCACCGCGACCAGGTCGGTCCGGGCCTCGCCCGCCGCCCGCGCGGGGCCGGGAGCGGCCTCGGCGGGACGGGACTCCGCCCCCGCCGCACCGGAACCGCAGGGTCCGCACCCCGCGCCGGATGCGGCACCGGTCCCCGTGCCGCCCGCGCCGGAGGCCGCGCCGCCCCCCGTGTCCGCCGCGCCGGCCGGGGAGCCGGAGCCCGCCCCGGCCGTACCGGAGCCGTGGCCGGACCGCGCCCCCGCCTCGCCGGAACCGCACGGTCCGTCCGCATCGGCAGGTCCGCCGCAGCCGTCCGCGCGGTGGGCCGGCAGCGTCGTCTCGCCCGCGCCCTCCACCTCGAAACCGGCGTCCGCGATCATCTCCAGGTCGGCCTTGCCGGCCTGTCCCTCACTGGTCAGGTAGTCGCCGAGGAAGAGGGAGTTGGCCAGGTGCAGGGCGAGCGGCTGGAGGCTGCGCAGGTGCACCTCGCGCCCGCCCGCGATGCGCACCTCCACGTCGGGGCAGACGAACCGGGTCATCGCCAGGATGCGCAGGCACCGCTGCGGGGTGAGGTTCCACTCCTTGGCGAGCGGCGTGCCCTCGAACGGGATGAGGAAGTTGACCGGCACCGAGTCGGGGTCCAGCCCGCGCAGCGAGAAGACCACGTCGACCAGGTCCTCGTCGCTCTCGCCCATGCCCGCGATCAGACCCGAGCAGGCGGAGAGCCCCGCCGCGTGCGCCCTGCGCACCGTGTCCACCCGGTCGGCGTACGTGTGGGTGGTGGTGATGCCCGCGTAGGCCGCCTCGGAGGTGTTGAGGTTGTGGTTGTAGGCGTCGGCGCCGGCCTCCCGCAGCCGTTCGGCCTGCCCGTCGGAGAGCAGCCCGAGACAGGCGCACACCTCCACGTCCTCGTGGTGGTCCTTGATGGCCCTGATCGTCTCGGAGACCCGGTCCACGTCCCGGTCGGTCGGACCGCGCCCGCTGGCCACCAGACAGACCCGTTTGGCGCCGCCGGAGACGCCCGCGGTGGCGGCCTCGGCCGCCTGACCGGGCTTGAGCCAGGTGTACTTGAGGATGCCGGCCTCGGAACCCAGCCGCTGCGAGCAGTACGAGCAGTCCTCGGGGCACAGGCCCGACTTGAGGTTGACGAGGTAGTTGAGTTTCACCCGGCGGCCGAACCAGTGACGGCGCACCTTGCCGGCCGCGGCCACCACGTCGAGCAGTTCGTCGTCGGACGTGGCGAGGACGGCCAGCGCTTCCCCGCGGGTCGGCGTCTCGCGCCGAAGCCCCTTGTCCACCAGCGTGTTCAGCAGGTCCATGAGAGCCGATCCTGTCGTACGGGACGGCCTCGGGCCAAGGAGACTTCACACAACCCTGACCGATCACCGTGTGGGTATCGCCACACCTCGTACCCCCGTCCGGACCGCTAGTCTCTGTTCACTGCCTACAAAAACCGCCTGCTGACCGCGGTGACGCGAGCCCGGAGGACCACCCATGGCGTTCGGCTGGATCGACGAGCGGCGCCGGGCGCGGCACCGGGCCGGACTGGTGCGCACGCTGCGCCCCCGGGCACCCGGCTCCCCGCTGCTGGACCTGGCGGGCAACGACTACCTCGGCCTGTCGCACCACCCCGAGGTGGTGGAGGGCGCGGCCCGCGCCGCACGGGTCTGGGGCGGCGGTGCCACCGGCTCCCGCCTGGTCACCGGCACCACCGAGCTGCACACCGAACTGGAACGCGAACTCGCCGCGTTCTGCGGGTTCGAGGCCGCGCTTGTCTTCTCCTCCGGGTACGCGGCCAACCTCGCCGCGGTGACCGCGCTGGCCCCGCACGGCTCCCTGATCGTCTCCGACGCGGGCAACCACGCCTCGCTGATCGACGGCTGCCGGCTGGCCCGCGGCACGACCCGGGTCGTCGCCCACGCCGACCCGGAGGCCGTCGGCGAGGCGCTGCGCCGCCACGAGGGCCCGGCGGTCGTGGTCTCGGACACGGTCTTCTCGGTGGACGGGGACGCGGCCCCGCTGGCCGCGCTCGCCGGGGTGTGCCGGGAGCACGGCGCCGGTCTGATCGTCGACGACGCCCACGGCTTCGGCGTCCTCGGCGAGGGCGGCCGGGGCGCTCCGCACGCGGCGCGACTCGCGGGGGCCGAGGACGTGGTGGCGACGCTGACGCTGTCCAAGTCGCTCGGCAGCCAGGGCGGCGCGGTGCTCGGCCCGGCGCGGGTCGTCGACCATCTGGTCGACACGGCGCGGACGTTCATCTTCGACACCGGTCTGGCCCCGGCCGCGGTGGGGGCGGCGCTGGCCGCGTTGCGGCTGCTGCGGGGCGAACCGGAGCGCGCGTCGCGGGCCCGCGCCGTCGCGGGCGCCCTGTACGCCGGGCTGACGGCCGCGGGTCTGGAAGCGGTGCGTCCGGACGCCGCGGTCGTCTCCGTGCGCGCGCCCTCCCCGGAGCGCGCGGTGCGCTGGGCGGCGGACTGCCGTGCGGCGGGCCTGGCCGTGGGGTGCTTCCGCCCTCCTTCCGTGCCCGACGGGGTCTCACGGCTCAGGCTCACCGCCCGTGCGGACCTCTCCGGGGGGCAGGTCGAGCGTGCGGTGCGGGTGATCGGCGAAACGCGGCCATGAGTCGGCGTGCACGGCCGTGTCCCGCCCGGCGGGGTCCCTAGGAACCGGTCCCCGGCAGGGTGCGGGCGGCGCCGGCGGTGAACGACGTCCAGCTCTCCGGGGAGAAGAGCAGGGCGGGTCCGGCCGGGGCCTTGGAGTCGCGCACGGCGAGCCGTCCGGCCCAGGGGCCGGTCGACGGCCGGGCCGTCTCCACGCAGTTGTTCGCTCCGGTGCTGTAACTGCTGCGCAGCCACGCGACGTCGTGCAGTGCGGTGCACGGGGTGCTCGCGGTGCCGGTGGGGGTGTTCCGAGGAAGTGCGGACATGGTGCCTCCTTACGCGCCTGCCGCTGTCGCGGCGATGTAGTCCAACGAGTCCTCGGGCGAAAGGGCATGGGTGACCAGGGCGTCGAAAGCCCCTGAGTACGCCTCTAAGTCTTCTTTCCGGTCCAGATAGACGCTACTCGTCAAGTGGTCAAGAACGACCACGTCGAGATCGGAAGTGTTCGAAAAGGAAAAGATGACGAAAGGGCCGGTGACGCCGATGTGCGCCCCGGCGGAAAACGGCAGCACCTGGAGCCTGACGTGCGGCAGACGTGCCGCCTCCACGAGCCTCGTCAACTGGCGGGCCATCACCCCCGGGCCGCCCACCTCCCGGCGTAGCACCGCCTCGTCCAGGACCGCGTGCAGCGTGAGCGGCTGCTCCGCGCGCAGTACGTCCTGCCGGGTGAGGCGGACCTCCACCAGCGTGTCGAGCCGGTCCTCCGGCTCCCCGTCCACCGCCGCGCGCGTCACGGCGCGGGCGTACTCCGGCGTCTGCAGCAGCCCCGGCACGACCGTGGTCTCCAGGGTGCGCATCGCGCCGGCCTGCGACTCCAGGCTGATGAAGTCCCGGTAGGCCGGCGGCAGCACGCCCCGGTAGGCGTGCCACCAGTGGTGCCGGCCCCCGGGGTCCTCGGAGCCGGCCAGCGTGGCCAGCAGGTCCCGCAACCGCGGGTCGTCCACGCCGTACGCGTCCAGCAGCAGCCTGACGTCGGCGGGCTTGGCCCCGCTGGTGCCGGTCTCGATGCGGCTGACCTTCGACTGGTGCCAGCCCACCAGGCCGGCCGCCTCACCGCTGGTGATCCCCGCCGATGTCCGCAGGGCGCGCAGTTCCGCGCCCAGTTTACGGCGTCGCACCACGGGGCCGTGCTGCATGGGCCACTCCCTTACTTCTCAGGGGCCGCCCAAATACGCTCTGCCGTCGCAGAGTTCACCGCTTCGAGCGACAGATATATGCATAACTTGGTGGATCGGCGCCCTCGGGGGTGCGTTGATGGCACTCTGGCGGCGAAGCACCAGTCCGGGACCGTACTCCAACCGTCCGCTCCGTGTCGGACCGCGGTCCCGTGGGAAAAGGACGGCGTCGCCATGGCAGACCATCTGGAAGCATCCGTCACTCTGCCGAGCGATGCGGTCTCGGTGGCCGCCGCGCGCACCCACGTGATGGGCACGCTCGCCGAGTGGGGCCTGCCCGCCGGGGCGGAGCTGGCCGAGACCGTCCGGCTCGTCGTCTCCGAGCTGGCGACCAACGCGGTCCAGCACACGCTCGGGCAGTCGCCGACCTTCACCGTGGACCTCGGGCTCGACCACGAGGGGTGGCTGCGGGTCGGCGTCACCGACAGCCACCCACGGCTGCCCAAACGGCTGCCGGCCGCCGTCCAGCAGGACAACGGCCGGGGCCTGGTGATCATCCGTTCGCTCACCGCGGAGTGCGGCGGACGGCTCAGGATCCGGCGCACGCGCGAGGGCGGCAAGACCGTCTTCGTCGAACTGCCCTGGCCGGTCCCGCTCGGTCCGGCGGGGCCGGCCGCGGACACCCTGCCCGTCGGTCAGGGTGCCGGACGGGAGACGGCGCGGACCGCTGAGCCGCGGGGCTGAGGCCCGGTACGGCCGCGGCACCGGCCGGCCGGCGACGGGACACCGGTGGCGGCGCGCGGCGACCGGTCCGCGTGCCGAGGTACGGAGGCGCCGTCGCCGCGCCCCGGGCCCGGGGCCGCCCGTGGCGCGCGTGCGTTCCGGTCCGGCCACGGTGGTGACGGCCGGTCAGGGGGCCGCCCCCACCGCGTGCCGGATCACTTGACCCGGCCGTACCAGACGC
This genomic window contains:
- the bioB gene encoding biotin synthase BioB, with protein sequence MDLLNTLVDKGLRRETPTRGEALAVLATSDDELLDVVAAAGKVRRHWFGRRVKLNYLVNLKSGLCPEDCSYCSQRLGSEAGILKYTWLKPGQAAEAATAGVSGGAKRVCLVASGRGPTDRDVDRVSETIRAIKDHHEDVEVCACLGLLSDGQAERLREAGADAYNHNLNTSEAAYAGITTTHTYADRVDTVRRAHAAGLSACSGLIAGMGESDEDLVDVVFSLRGLDPDSVPVNFLIPFEGTPLAKEWNLTPQRCLRILAMTRFVCPDVEVRIAGGREVHLRSLQPLALHLANSLFLGDYLTSEGQAGKADLEMIADAGFEVEGAGETTLPAHRADGCGGPADADGPCGSGEAGARSGHGSGTAGAGSGSPAGAADTGGGAASGAGGTGTGAASGAGCGPCGSGAAGAESRPAEAAPGPARAAGEARTDLVAVRRRGAGTDLAPNA
- a CDS encoding DUF397 domain-containing protein, whose product is MSALPRNTPTGTASTPCTALHDVAWLRSSYSTGANNCVETARPSTGPWAGRLAVRDSKAPAGPALLFSPESWTSFTAGAARTLPGTGS
- a CDS encoding ATP-binding protein gives rise to the protein MADHLEASVTLPSDAVSVAAARTHVMGTLAEWGLPAGAELAETVRLVVSELATNAVQHTLGQSPTFTVDLGLDHEGWLRVGVTDSHPRLPKRLPAAVQQDNGRGLVIIRSLTAECGGRLRIRRTREGGKTVFVELPWPVPLGPAGPAADTLPVGQGAGRETARTAEPRG
- a CDS encoding 8-amino-7-oxononanoate synthase; this translates as MAFGWIDERRRARHRAGLVRTLRPRAPGSPLLDLAGNDYLGLSHHPEVVEGAARAARVWGGGATGSRLVTGTTELHTELERELAAFCGFEAALVFSSGYAANLAAVTALAPHGSLIVSDAGNHASLIDGCRLARGTTRVVAHADPEAVGEALRRHEGPAVVVSDTVFSVDGDAAPLAALAGVCREHGAGLIVDDAHGFGVLGEGGRGAPHAARLAGAEDVVATLTLSKSLGSQGGAVLGPARVVDHLVDTARTFIFDTGLAPAAVGAALAALRLLRGEPERASRARAVAGALYAGLTAAGLEAVRPDAAVVSVRAPSPERAVRWAADCRAAGLAVGCFRPPSVPDGVSRLRLTARADLSGGQVERAVRVIGETRP
- a CDS encoding helix-turn-helix transcriptional regulator, whose translation is MQHGPVVRRRKLGAELRALRTSAGITSGEAAGLVGWHQSKVSRIETGTSGAKPADVRLLLDAYGVDDPRLRDLLATLAGSEDPGGRHHWWHAYRGVLPPAYRDFISLESQAGAMRTLETTVVPGLLQTPEYARAVTRAAVDGEPEDRLDTLVEVRLTRQDVLRAEQPLTLHAVLDEAVLRREVGGPGVMARQLTRLVEAARLPHVRLQVLPFSAGAHIGVTGPFVIFSFSNTSDLDVVVLDHLTSSVYLDRKEDLEAYSGAFDALVTHALSPEDSLDYIAATAAGA